AAATATTGATTAGAAACGAATATGGTTTTAATTAAATTTAGTCAGAGCTTTAGCTGTATTTCCTAGGAAAATCAAGCTTTTTGGATAGGGGTATTTCCTGATTTTAGGCAAGATTTAGTCAGGGGCAAAAAACCAAAACGCTGAAACCTAATGGGTGAGGAGGGAATCGAACCCGCAACCAATTGATTAAGAGTCAACTGCTCTACCGTTGAGCTACTCACCCGTTGATAAAGCCATAATATCAGACTTTTGACTTTGGCGCTAGTGGTGCAGTTAAAAAACTGGAAATAGTGGAAATTGCATGATAAATGCAATTTGACTCTTAGTGCTTACAACATGAATTAGTCCATTTAAACGTTGTACCATTGTTTTTACCAAAGCCAATTCTAAGCCAGTGTTCTGTGCTTGCCAAGATGAATGTTTGGGAATGCGGTAAAATGGCTGGAACACTTGTGATAATTCATGGTGAGGAATCTCCACACCAGAAATACTAACTTCTAATTCTACTGTGTCTGCATTCAGATCAGCGGTAACTGTAATGGATTTACCTGCGGGAGCGCATTGACAAGCTTGGTTGAGTAACAAGGTAATAATTTTTTCTAAATCAGTAATATCTGTGGAGAAAGGGGGAATTTCTGGAGAGATATCCAGGTGTAACTGTTGTTGCTGACAATTGGTAACATCTCGAAAAGATTCAACAATGGGAAATAACCAATTTGAAAAATCAATAGTAATTAAAGTAGGCGGTTCAGGATGGTTTTGGAGATATGTAAAGCTAAGAAGATCGTTAAGTAATTTATTTTCTCGTCCACATTCATAATTCAGAATTTGTAATAGCTGGGATACTATTTCTCTATCTAAACTTCCGGCTGGTGTCATGAGACTTTCTAAGGTTTGTACAGCTAGACTAATATTAGTAATAGGTGTGCGTAATTCTTGGGAAAGATGTCTGATAAATTCGTTTTTATGATGTTCTCTTTTTTCTATTTCCTTAATCTGGGATTTGGTTTTTGCATATAGTCGAGATTGACGAATTGCGATCGCACATTTATTAGCTATTTGTTGTAAAAAGGCTATTTCTAATTCTCCAAATTTAGCTTCTGTGTGGCGAATTAGCCAAATATTGCCGAAAATACCTTGATGATCAAAAATCGGACAAGCCAGTTGACTCATAAGCTGTAAATTAGCATAATGTCCTGGCAAAATTTCTATAGATTGCCAAATTTGTTTTTGCAACAGAGACTGATAAATTTGGGGAAAGTCAGCAATTGCTGTTATTAAGCCTTGAAAATGGGGTAGATTAGAACTGTATTCATAAGTAACTGTAGTGGCAGTTAGGCAGGGATTATAAAATTCAATTTGACACCGATTCAGTGATAACAAATCAACTAATTCCTGAGTAACAATTGTTAATATTTTCCGATCATCTAGACTATCTCGGATTTGTTCAGTTATATGTTGCAATAACCCTTGAAATTTCTGAATTTGTTGGATCTTTTCAGTATGTTCCTGTCTTTCCAACTCTAATTGGATTTGTAAATATTCTACCTGCTGTTGTAATTGTGATACTGATATATCCACACCCAATTGCATAGATACTTCCTCAATAAATATTGCTGAAGACGGCAATTGCGTCCATTTGGAGATGGATTTAACTTGATTTAGATTCATGCAAGAATTTGGGAAATAATGGATAGTTGATAATTTCGGAAGAGGTAAGTGGAAAGAATACTTACTCATGACTGATCTTTCCATCTGCCTATTACCTATTTCCTAACTAGGAAATGACATGAGTATGGAAAAGTATACCAAATATTGTGTATTGCTGATAACAACCCTTGTGACGGTTTGTAAACAGGTACGTTAAGTTACAGCTAATTCTATGACATTAGGACTTACGCACTGTACAAATCAATCATGATATGCTTTCACCAAAATACCTTATTTCCGGCTGCAAGGAATTGTATTTTTGCGGATAAATTAACCGTGGCGTAAGGGTTTAGCAATGCTCATTGGTGTCGGCTTAAGTAAGGGCGTATTGCAATACGCCCCTACCTGAATTATTTGCGGGATGTAGGTTTTAATAGCGTCTGTCTCTATTATGGTAGGTGGAAAATATAGTAGTGAAAATTAAACATACGTGATATAAAACCCTTGTAGTAGAGACGTGACCTGGAACGTCTCTACATTTTATCCCCTATTCCCGATTTCCTTATGACTAACAATACAGATTTTCGCATTGAAAAAGACTCAATGGGCGATCGCCAAATAGCTAACAACGTTTATTATGGTATTCAAACTCAAAGGGCTATCGAAAATTTCCCCATTAGCGGCATCAAACCTTTACCTACTTATGTAGATGCTTGTTTATATATTAAAAAAGCTACCGCTATTGTGAACGGAGAATTAGATTGTATTCCCGCAGATATTAGTAAAGCGATTATTCAAGCCACTGATGAAATCCTAGCAGGTGAATTGCGTGATCAGTTTGTTGTTGATGTTTATCAAGCTGGTGCGGGAACTTCCCACCACATGAATATTAACGAAGTTTTAGCAAATCGGGCTTTGGAAATTCTCGGTAATCAAAAAGGTAATTACAAACTCGTTAGTCCTAATGATCATGTAAACTACGGACAGTCTACCAACGATGTCATCCCTACCGCTATCCGCATTGGTGGGTTATTGGCACTTTCTCGCACCTTGCATCCCGCTTTAGACCAGGCAATTTTGGCTTTAGAAGCCAAAGCCACAGAATTTCAAGATATCGTCAAATCTGGCAGAACCCACCTCCAAGACGCTGTACCAGTGCGATTAGGTGATAATTTCGGGGCTTGGGCGCAAATTCTCTCAGAACACCAAAACCGTCTTTATATTGCTTCCGGGGATTTAATGGTATTGGGTTTAGGTGGTAGTGCGGCGGGAACAGGTATGAATACTCACCCTGAATATCGGCAAAGAGTTGTAGATATCCTCTCGCAATTATTAGAATTTCCTCTAGAACCTGCACCCCATTTAATGGCTGCTATGCAAAGTATGGGGGCTTTTGTGAATGTTTCCGGGGCTTTGCGGAACTTGGCACAGGATTTAGTCAAAATATCCCACGATTTGCGCTTAATGGATTCTGGACCGAAAACCGGATTGAAGGAAATTCAACTTCCTCCTGTACAACCTGGTTCTTCAATTATGCCTGGAAAATATAATCCTGTGATGGCAGAAATGACATCAATGGTATGTTTTCAGGTAATGGGATATGATAATGCGATCGCTTTTGCTGCCCAAGCTGGACAATTAGAATTAAATGTGATGATGCCCCTGATTGCCTATAATTTAATTCACAGTATTGAGATTTTAGGTAATACCATTTCTGCCTTAACTACAAGCTGTATTCAAGGAATTACTGCCAACAAAGAACGTTGTTTGGCTTATGCTGAAGGCAGTTTAGCATTAGTCACCGCTTTAAATACCCACATTGGTTATTTAAATGCTGCGGCTGTGGCTAAAGAATCTTTAGAAACAGGTAAATCTCTCCGGCAAATAGTTTTAGAAAAAGGTTTCATGACAGAAGCACAATTAGCAACTGTACTTGATTTAGAACAAATGAGTGCAATTGTGCCTTTAACATAAATACAAGATTCCCGACTTCTTGAAGAAGTTGGGGATATGATAGAATTTAAATACTCTCACTAGGTCAGAGTCATGAAAACCATTACCGACTTAAAACAACTCTATGAAATTGATGATTCTCAATGGCTAGAAGAAACAGTGAACTTGCTGAAAAATCACCAATTTAAAGAACTAGATTTGGAGAATTTAATTGAGGAGTTAGAAGATTTGGGAAAAGAAAAGAAAAATGCTGTAGTCAGTCTTCTAGAACAAATTATTCGGTATTTATTACTATGGCAATATTGGACAAGTGAATCTGAAAATAATTCAGTTCACTGGCAAGGAGAAATTTATACTTTTAGAACTCAATTAAATCGAAAAATTACAACTAATCTTCGTAATTATTTAGATTCAGAATTAGATTCTATCTATAAAGATGCGTTAGTGTTTATAAAAATCAACACTCAAAATTCTGTCAATTTTCCCTCAGAATGTCCGTACTCACTGGCACAACTGCTTGATATTCAATGGTTATACCATTAAGAAATGTAAATTAATTGTAAAAACCAGCTTAATTCCTTTGTGAATATAGGCTTTGTGGGAATTTTTCATTACTTATTAGCTAAGGCTTGACATTATTTATGGTGAATACTACCATAAATGAAGAGACATTCTTGGTAGGGGAATTTCCAATGACAACTTTCCCAGATA
The window above is part of the Dolichospermum sp. DET69 genome. Proteins encoded here:
- a CDS encoding aspartate ammonia-lyase encodes the protein MTNNTDFRIEKDSMGDRQIANNVYYGIQTQRAIENFPISGIKPLPTYVDACLYIKKATAIVNGELDCIPADISKAIIQATDEILAGELRDQFVVDVYQAGAGTSHHMNINEVLANRALEILGNQKGNYKLVSPNDHVNYGQSTNDVIPTAIRIGGLLALSRTLHPALDQAILALEAKATEFQDIVKSGRTHLQDAVPVRLGDNFGAWAQILSEHQNRLYIASGDLMVLGLGGSAAGTGMNTHPEYRQRVVDILSQLLEFPLEPAPHLMAAMQSMGAFVNVSGALRNLAQDLVKISHDLRLMDSGPKTGLKEIQLPPVQPGSSIMPGKYNPVMAEMTSMVCFQVMGYDNAIAFAAQAGQLELNVMMPLIAYNLIHSIEILGNTISALTTSCIQGITANKERCLAYAEGSLALVTALNTHIGYLNAAAVAKESLETGKSLRQIVLEKGFMTEAQLATVLDLEQMSAIVPLT
- a CDS encoding DUF29 domain-containing protein; amino-acid sequence: MKTITDLKQLYEIDDSQWLEETVNLLKNHQFKELDLENLIEELEDLGKEKKNAVVSLLEQIIRYLLLWQYWTSESENNSVHWQGEIYTFRTQLNRKITTNLRNYLDSELDSIYKDALVFIKINTQNSVNFPSECPYSLAQLLDIQWLYH
- a CDS encoding HAMP domain-containing histidine kinase encodes the protein MNLNQVKSISKWTQLPSSAIFIEEVSMQLGVDISVSQLQQQVEYLQIQLELERQEHTEKIQQIQKFQGLLQHITEQIRDSLDDRKILTIVTQELVDLLSLNRCQIEFYNPCLTATTVTYEYSSNLPHFQGLITAIADFPQIYQSLLQKQIWQSIEILPGHYANLQLMSQLACPIFDHQGIFGNIWLIRHTEAKFGELEIAFLQQIANKCAIAIRQSRLYAKTKSQIKEIEKREHHKNEFIRHLSQELRTPITNISLAVQTLESLMTPAGSLDREIVSQLLQILNYECGRENKLLNDLLSFTYLQNHPEPPTLITIDFSNWLFPIVESFRDVTNCQQQQLHLDISPEIPPFSTDITDLEKIITLLLNQACQCAPAGKSITVTADLNADTVELEVSISGVEIPHHELSQVFQPFYRIPKHSSWQAQNTGLELALVKTMVQRLNGLIHVVSTKSQIAFIMQFPLFPVF